One Pieris brassicae chromosome 11, ilPieBrab1.1, whole genome shotgun sequence DNA window includes the following coding sequences:
- the LOC123716651 gene encoding dihydropteridine reductase: MASGRIVVYGGRGALGSACINHFKNANFWVANVDLNPNDKADVNITVPKDGSWLQQEEHVVNELGAALQGQKVNAVICVAGGWAGGNAAKDLSKQADLMWRQSVWSSTIAATLASKYLSPGGLLALTGAKAALEATPGMIGYGLAKAAVHQLTKSLGAKDSGLPENSLAVAILPITLDTEMNRKWMPKADFSTWTPLSFVAELFEKWLKGENRPASGSLVALVTKNDITEAVVQ; the protein is encoded by the coding sequence ATGGCAAGTGGGAGAATCGTAGTTTACGGTGGTCGTGGCGCATTAGGCTCTGCATGTATTAACCACTTCAAAAATGCAAACTTCTGGGTTGCAAACGTTGACCTTAACCCAAATGACAAGGCAGACGTAAATATAACTGTGCCCAAGGACGGTTCCTGGTTACAACAAGAGGAACACGTAGTCAACGAATTGGGCGCTGCACTACAAGGTCAGAAAGTGAATGCTGTGATTTGTGTCGCGGGTGGCTGGGCCGGCGGCAATGCTGCTAAGGACTTGAGTAAACAAGCTGATTTAATGTGGAGACAATCTGTATGGAGTTCGACTATAGCTGCAACTCTGGCTTCGAAATACCTGTCTCCTGGAGGCTTGTTAGCTTTAACTGGTGCTAAAGCCGCTCTGGAAGCTACTCCTGGTATGATTGGTTATGGCCTTGCTAAAGCTGCAGTGCATCAACTCACTAAATCCCTAGGTGCTAAGGATTCTGGACTACCAGAGAACTCTTTAGCTGTTGCTATTCTGCCAATAACATTAGACACAGAAATGAATAGAAAATGGATGCCTAAAGCCGATTTCAGTACATGGACACCATTGAGCTTTGTTGCCGAGCTGTTCGAGAAATGGTTAAAAGGAGAAAACCGGCCTGCAAGTGGTAGTCTTGTAGCATTAGTTACTAAGAATGATATTACTGAAGCTGTTGTCCAATAA
- the LOC123716374 gene encoding uncharacterized protein LOC123716374 — MRLLIVLCFCASAVYDASGQDIEAMKNMPKYDARYDYLDVDALFNSKRLVRNYVECIINGLRCTPEGKALKRLLPEALRTKCVRCTERQKRTAVKIIKRLKYEYPEEWAKLASKWDPTGDFTRYFEVYLANEQFNSIPNSSVEIPSASPPPAPPTAPPVTSQVPVTAPTPPRPLLLNRFGDDGELMVGSPSSGVATQRTTLPPMSTVPTRPRRPTPVSWATTGQDKMTRIPKTEEPYTTAITFIDQIGIKIIRTTELVTDILKNTVRAVVG, encoded by the exons ATGCGGCTGTTAATAGTGTTATGCTTTTGTGCCAGTGCGGTGTACGACGCTTCGGGGCAAGACATTGAAGCTATGAAAAATATGCCCAAATATGACGCTCGATATGATTATTTAGATGTAGATGCACTTTTTAATAGTAAGAGACTAGTCAGAAATTACGTTGAGTGTATAATTAATGGACTAAGGTGCACACCTGAAGGAAAAGCTTTGAAAA ggctccttccagaagcattAAGGACGAAATGCGTCAGGTGCACGGAGAGACAGAAGAGAACAGCTGTGAAGATTATAAAGCGGCTGAAATACGAGTATCCTGAGGAATGGGCCAAATTAGCCTCAAAATGGGATCCCACAGGAGACTTCACCAGATATTTCGAGGTGTATCTGGCAAACGAACAATTTAATTCCATCCCTAATAGCA GCGTTGAGATACCGTCCGCCTCGCCGCCGCCAGCACCACCCACGGCTCCTCCAGTGACGTCACAAGTTCCCGTCACAGCACCAACTCCGCCTAGACCTCTTCTACTCAACAG ATTTGGTGATGACGGAGAGCTAATGGTGGGCAGTCCATCATCAGGAGTTGCTACTCAGCGCACAACATTACCGCCAATGTCCACTGTTCCTACAAGGCCAAGAAG ACCAACACCGGTAAGCTGGGCGACAACTGGCCAAGACAAGATGACGAGAATCCCGAAGACAGAAGAGCCATACACCACCGCAATCACCTTCATTGACCAGATTGGGATTAAAATCATCAGGACAACAGAACTTGTTACGGACATCTTAAAGAATACCGTTCGGGCTGTCGTCGGTTAA